A portion of the Ascochyta rabiei chromosome 13, complete sequence genome contains these proteins:
- a CDS encoding Non-specific serine/threonine protein kinase gives MTEPAPVPPISPPPNPPTERPLHTLPPPFSEDALTPITQGAEALVYKTTFLTPSTPAVVKYRPPKPYRHPTLDKRLTRSRLLAEARSLVRVKREGVNVPGVLGCDADAGWLVLEYVDGRTVRSVLDTWAEEVKEEEKRVFSEGDDVGQLARVGGGRETEIMDLMGRVGREVGKLHELGVCHGDLTTSNLMLRFPDEEESGQTKPAGRMTTSAMREAAMNGEEPPPLEIPDEAPQSSERQSLAGKIYLIDFGLTSSTIQDEDRAVDLYVLERAFSATHPAAEPLFHEVLAAYGKSYKGAKSVLKRLEGVRLRGRKRSMLG, from the coding sequence ATGACGGAACCCGCCCCCGTTCCACCCATCTCTCCCCCACCTAACCCGCCCACAGAACGCCCGCTACACACCCTCCCACCGCCATTCTCAGAAGACGCTCTCACACCCATAACCCAAGGCGCCGAAGCTCTCGTCTACAAAACCACTTTCCTCACCCCCTCAACGCCGGCCGTTGTAAAATACCGCCCACCAAAGCCCTACCGACACCCCACCCTCGACAAGCGCCTCACAAGGTCGCGCCTCCTCGCTGAGGCTAGGAGTCTTGTGCGAGTGAAGCGTGAGGGCGTGAACGTGCCTGGCGTGCTGGGCTGCGACGCAGATGCGGGGTGGTTGGTTCTGGAATATGTGGATGGGCGGACGGTACGAAGCGTACTGGACACATGGGCTGAGGAAGTAAAGGAGGAAGAGAAACGTGTGTTCAGTGAGGGCGATGATGTGGGGCAGTTGGCGCGGGTGGGAGGAGGCAGAGAGACAGAGATCATGGACCTAATGGGGAGGGTGGGTAGAGAGGTTGGCAAGTTGCATGAATTGGGAGTCTGCCACGGAGACCTGACAACGAGCAACCTGATGTTGAGGTTCCCagacgaagaagagagcGGGCAAACGAAGCCGGCAGGGAGGATGACAACGAGCGCTATGCGCGAGGCGGCGATGAACGGGGAGGAACCTCCACCGCTGGAGATACCTGACGAGGCGCCGCAGAGCTCTGAGCGTCAGTCGCTAGCTGGCAAAATCTACCTCATCGACTTTGGTCTCACGTCTTCAACAATCCAAGACGAAGACCGTGCAGTCGACTTGTACGTTCTCGAACGCGCCTTTTCGGCTACACATCCTGCTGCCGAACCCTTATTCCATGAGGTGCTGGCGGCATATGGCAAGAGCTACAAGGGTGCTAAGAGCGTTCTGAAGAGGCTGGAAGGTGTGCGGTTGAGGGGCCGCAAAAGAAGTATGTTGGGTTAG